In the genome of Nocardioides seonyuensis, one region contains:
- the purE gene encoding 5-(carboxyamino)imidazole ribonucleotide mutase has protein sequence MTEQVPARHDGAGPRVRVGIVMGSDSDWPVMQAAGEALTELGVGWEADVVSAHRMPTEMIAWGQQAHERGLSVVIAGAGGAAHLPGMLASVTPLPVIGVPVPLKHLDGMDSLLSMVQMPGGIPVATVAIGNARNAGILAARILGTSDPELQQRLVDFQAELARTAHAKGAVVREAAGGGRKVGF, from the coding sequence ATGACTGAGCAGGTTCCCGCCCGTCACGACGGCGCCGGCCCGCGCGTGCGCGTCGGCATCGTGATGGGCTCCGACTCCGACTGGCCGGTCATGCAGGCGGCCGGTGAGGCGCTCACCGAGCTGGGCGTCGGCTGGGAGGCCGACGTGGTCTCGGCCCACCGCATGCCCACCGAGATGATCGCCTGGGGCCAGCAGGCCCACGAGCGCGGGCTCAGCGTGGTCATCGCCGGTGCGGGCGGTGCGGCCCACCTGCCGGGCATGCTCGCGTCGGTGACGCCGCTGCCGGTGATCGGAGTCCCCGTCCCCCTGAAGCACCTCGACGGCATGGACTCGCTGCTCTCGATGGTCCAGATGCCGGGAGGCATCCCGGTGGCCACCGTGGCGATCGGCAACGCCCGCAACGCCGGCATCCTCGCGGCGCGGATCCTCGGCACGAGCGACCCCGAGCTGCAGCAGCGCCTCGTCGACTTCCAGGCGGAGCTGGCGCGGACGGCCCACGCCAAGGGAGCCGTCGTGCGCGAGGCCGCCGGCGGCGGCAGGAAGGTGGGCTTCTGA
- the gdhA gene encoding NADP-specific glutamate dehydrogenase → MTTTQSRLEAIYDLVLHRNAGETEFHQAVREVLDSLGPVIARHPEYADARVIERICEPERQIIFRVPWVDDNGRIEIHRGFRVEFNSALGPYKGGLRFHPSVYLGIVKFLGFEQIFKNALTGLPIGGGKGGSDFDPKGRSDGEVMRFCQSYMTELYRHIGEYTDVPAGDIGVGGREIGYLFGQYKRITNRYESGVLTGKGIGWGGSVVRKEATGYGTVFFVDEMLRQRGEGLDGKRLVVSGSGNVAIYAIEKVEQLGGVVVACSDSSGYVVDEAGIDLELLKQVKEVERGRMSDYVARRPGARLVTDGSIWDVPCEVALPCATQNELSASDALALVKNGCTVVAEGANMPCTPDATNVFSDAGVLFAPGKAANAGGVATSALEMQQNASRDSWTHDHTEARLDEIMRGIHDRCASAAEEYDQPGNYVLGANISGFKLVADAMLAHGVI, encoded by the coding sequence ATGACCACGACCCAGTCCAGGCTCGAAGCCATCTACGACCTCGTCCTGCACCGCAACGCCGGGGAGACCGAGTTCCACCAGGCCGTGCGCGAGGTGCTCGACTCCCTCGGTCCGGTGATCGCCCGCCACCCCGAGTACGCCGACGCCCGCGTCATCGAGCGCATCTGCGAGCCCGAGCGCCAGATCATCTTCCGGGTGCCGTGGGTCGACGACAACGGCCGGATCGAGATCCACCGTGGCTTCCGCGTGGAGTTCAACTCCGCCCTCGGGCCCTACAAGGGCGGGCTCCGCTTCCATCCGAGCGTCTACCTCGGCATCGTGAAGTTCCTCGGCTTCGAGCAGATCTTCAAGAACGCCCTGACCGGGCTCCCCATCGGCGGGGGCAAGGGTGGCTCGGACTTCGACCCCAAGGGCCGCTCCGACGGCGAGGTCATGCGGTTCTGCCAGTCCTACATGACCGAGCTCTACCGCCACATCGGCGAGTACACCGACGTCCCCGCTGGTGACATCGGTGTCGGGGGACGTGAGATCGGCTACCTCTTCGGCCAGTACAAGCGCATCACCAACCGCTATGAGTCCGGTGTGCTCACCGGCAAGGGCATCGGCTGGGGTGGCTCGGTCGTGCGCAAGGAGGCCACGGGCTACGGCACGGTCTTCTTCGTCGACGAGATGCTGCGCCAGCGCGGCGAGGGCCTCGACGGCAAGCGCCTGGTGGTGTCGGGCTCCGGCAACGTCGCGATCTACGCCATCGAGAAGGTCGAGCAGCTCGGCGGCGTCGTCGTCGCGTGCTCCGACTCCAGCGGCTACGTCGTCGACGAGGCGGGCATCGACCTCGAGCTCCTCAAGCAGGTCAAGGAGGTCGAGCGCGGCCGCATGTCCGACTACGTGGCGCGCCGGCCCGGCGCGCGCCTGGTCACCGACGGCTCGATCTGGGACGTCCCGTGCGAGGTCGCGCTTCCGTGCGCCACCCAGAACGAGCTCTCGGCGTCCGACGCGCTGGCCCTGGTCAAGAACGGCTGCACCGTCGTGGCCGAGGGCGCCAACATGCCGTGCACCCCCGACGCGACGAACGTATTCTCCGACGCAGGGGTGCTGTTCGCCCCCGGCAAGGCCGCCAACGCCGGTGGCGTGGCGACCAGTGCGCTCGAGATGCAGCAGAACGCCTCGCGCGACTCCTGGACCCACGACCACACCGAGGCTCGTCTCGACGAGATCATGCGCGGCATCCACGACCGGTGCGCCTCGGCCGCCGAGGAGTACGACCAGCCCGGCAACTACGTGCTCGGTGCCAACATCAGCGGCTTCAAGCTCGTGGCCGACGCCATGCTGGCGCACGGCGTGATCTAG
- a CDS encoding heparan-alpha-glucosaminide N-acetyltransferase domain-containing protein, whose translation MRLGRRGVRPARQLRARCQHQRLQARGRRHAGARRDLGGRLTGSRPAPRLVGIDLARCLALLGMIATHVLDERTETGSLALGQAVAGGRASALFAVLAGVSLALMARRRPVVPGLVVRALLIAAVGLALGELDSGLAIILTYYGLLFLLAIPFLGLSAPALLVLAAAWVVVAPVVSHVVRPDLPGRGFESPSLSQLGDPSALLSELAFTGYYPVVPWLAYALVGLALGRLDLSGRRVPAVLLGVGASLAVVATAVSRWLTSLPSVAEALVADPPAGRQTIEELLDAISTGMAGTTPTGGTWQWLLVVAPHSATPFDLVQTIGSAVAVIGASLLLVASVGELGERFLAVLFGAGTMTLTLYSLHVVLRTEGVLPTELADSYLFHVVVVLGIGMVVAGLGRQGPLERVVGLAVRAANGRRLGA comes from the coding sequence GTGCGCCTCGGCCGCCGAGGAGTACGACCAGCCCGGCAACTACGTGCTCGGTGCCAACATCAGCGGCTTCAAGCTCGTGGCCGACGCCATGCTGGCGCACGGCGTGATCTAGGAGGACGCCTGACCGGCAGCCGGCCCGCCCCTCGCCTCGTCGGCATCGACCTGGCGAGGTGCCTGGCGCTGCTCGGGATGATCGCCACCCACGTCCTGGACGAGCGGACGGAGACCGGGTCGCTCGCCCTCGGGCAGGCCGTCGCGGGCGGTCGTGCGTCGGCGCTGTTCGCCGTCCTGGCGGGGGTCAGCCTGGCGCTGATGGCACGGCGTCGTCCGGTCGTGCCCGGGCTGGTCGTGCGGGCGCTGCTCATCGCTGCAGTGGGGCTGGCCCTGGGTGAGCTGGACTCCGGGCTGGCCATCATCCTGACCTACTACGGGCTGCTGTTCCTGCTCGCGATCCCGTTCCTGGGGCTCTCCGCCCCTGCCCTTCTCGTGCTGGCGGCAGCCTGGGTCGTCGTGGCGCCGGTGGTCTCCCACGTGGTGCGCCCCGACCTCCCCGGGCGGGGCTTCGAGAGTCCCTCGCTCAGCCAGCTGGGGGACCCGTCGGCGCTGCTCAGCGAGCTGGCGTTCACCGGCTACTACCCGGTGGTCCCCTGGCTGGCCTACGCCCTGGTCGGCCTGGCGCTGGGCCGTCTGGACCTGTCGGGGCGTCGTGTCCCCGCGGTGCTGCTCGGGGTCGGTGCCTCGTTGGCGGTGGTCGCGACCGCGGTGTCGCGATGGCTCACGTCCCTGCCCTCCGTCGCGGAGGCACTGGTGGCGGACCCGCCGGCAGGCCGCCAGACGATCGAGGAGCTCCTCGATGCGATCTCGACCGGGATGGCGGGCACGACGCCCACCGGCGGGACGTGGCAGTGGCTCCTCGTGGTGGCGCCCCACAGCGCCACGCCGTTCGACCTCGTCCAGACCATCGGCAGCGCGGTCGCCGTGATCGGCGCGTCGCTGCTGCTGGTGGCGTCGGTGGGGGAGCTCGGCGAACGGTTCCTGGCCGTCCTCTTCGGCGCCGGGACCATGACGCTCACCCTCTACTCGCTCCACGTGGTCCTGCGCACCGAGGGCGTGCTGCCCACGGAGCTGGCCGACAGCTACCTCTTCCACGTCGTCGTGGTGCTGGGCATCGGCATGGTCGTGGCCGGCCTCGGGCGCCAGGGGCCGCTGGAGCGGGTGGTGGGGCTGGCGGTGCGGGCGGCCAACGGCCGTAGGTTGGGCGCATGA
- a CDS encoding Gfo/Idh/MocA family protein: MTIRWGIAGTGLMAEMFLADFAHVPDAEVTVVGSRTTERAAQFAATHGIARGCTYADLVDADVDVVYLATPHPHHRDLALAAIASGKPVLVEKAFTATLAGAREVVDAAREAGVFCMEAMWTRLQPAVLRAKELVASGELGGLLMVQADLGAFRTYDPTHRLFDPELGGGSVLDLGVYPISLAQHFLGTPDRVSAVGTHFPNGTDASAVVTMAYDDGRAASVMCSLTSETPGRAVVAGTRGSVEIAPRFHHPTRIVVQRNGEEPVEHHLPTLGRGYALEIAHVGECLAAGLTESPVMSLDDTLGVQWVMEEALAQLGISPREGRVFR; this comes from the coding sequence ATGACGATCCGCTGGGGCATCGCAGGGACCGGCCTGATGGCCGAGATGTTCCTCGCCGACTTCGCCCACGTGCCCGACGCCGAGGTGACCGTCGTCGGCAGCCGTACGACCGAGCGCGCGGCGCAGTTCGCTGCCACCCACGGGATCGCGCGGGGCTGCACCTACGCCGACCTCGTCGATGCCGACGTCGACGTGGTCTACCTCGCCACCCCGCACCCCCATCACCGCGACCTCGCGCTGGCCGCCATCGCCTCAGGCAAGCCGGTGCTGGTGGAGAAGGCGTTCACCGCCACGCTCGCCGGAGCCCGCGAGGTCGTGGACGCGGCCAGGGAGGCCGGCGTCTTCTGCATGGAGGCGATGTGGACACGGCTCCAGCCGGCCGTCCTGCGAGCCAAGGAGCTCGTCGCGTCCGGTGAGCTGGGTGGGCTGCTCATGGTGCAGGCCGACCTCGGCGCCTTCCGGACCTACGACCCGACCCACCGCCTCTTCGACCCCGAGCTGGGCGGTGGCTCGGTGCTCGACCTCGGCGTCTACCCGATCTCCCTCGCGCAGCACTTCCTTGGCACGCCGGACCGGGTGAGCGCCGTCGGCACCCACTTCCCCAACGGCACGGACGCCTCTGCGGTGGTCACCATGGCGTACGACGACGGGCGGGCCGCGTCGGTCATGTGCTCCCTGACCTCCGAGACGCCCGGTCGGGCGGTCGTCGCGGGGACACGCGGCTCGGTGGAGATCGCCCCGCGCTTCCACCACCCCACCCGCATCGTGGTTCAGCGCAACGGCGAGGAGCCGGTCGAGCACCACCTCCCGACGCTGGGCCGCGGCTACGCCCTCGAGATCGCCCACGTGGGGGAGTGCCTGGCGGCCGGGCTCACCGAGAGTCCTGTCATGTCCCTCGACGACACGCTGGGGGTCCAGTGGGTGATGGAGGAGGCTCTCGCGCAGCTCGGCATCAGCCCGCGCGAGGGCCGAGTGTTCCGGTGA
- a CDS encoding formylglycine-generating enzyme family protein, with translation MPTDAEWQVACRAGSTGPRHGDLDEIGWYADNSHGRPHAVALKAPNAWGLYDTLGGVWEWCWDLYDPEVYGSYRVIRGGGWGDPHWSCRVGVRRKTHPEAAFDDLGFRLARSVTGTLGPRAG, from the coding sequence GTGCCGACGGATGCGGAATGGCAGGTGGCCTGCCGGGCGGGCTCGACCGGCCCTCGCCACGGCGACCTGGACGAGATCGGCTGGTACGCCGACAACTCCCACGGACGCCCGCACGCGGTTGCCCTGAAGGCACCCAACGCGTGGGGCCTGTACGACACCCTGGGCGGAGTGTGGGAGTGGTGCTGGGACCTCTACGACCCGGAGGTGTACGGGTCGTACCGCGTCATCAGAGGGGGCGGCTGGGGCGACCCGCACTGGAGCTGCCGGGTCGGGGTCCGTCGCAAGACCCATCCCGAGGCCGCCTTCGACGACCTGGGCTTCCGCCTCGCCCGATCCGTCACCGGAACACTCGGCCCTCGCGCGGGCTGA
- the arfB gene encoding alternative ribosome rescue aminoacyl-tRNA hydrolase ArfB, which translates to MSPATSPGGDLTVPPGPGLPTGLVVPAAELVERFSRSPGPGGQSVNTADSRVELEYDVSSSAALTDAQRRRALRRWPTGRISIAASEHRSQHRNRVAARERLADQLREALAPPPPARRPTRPTRGSKERRLKAKKARGETKALRGRVDD; encoded by the coding sequence ATGAGTCCCGCGACGAGCCCGGGCGGCGACCTGACCGTGCCGCCCGGTCCCGGACTGCCGACGGGGCTCGTGGTGCCCGCCGCCGAGCTGGTCGAGCGCTTCTCGCGCTCCCCCGGCCCCGGCGGCCAGTCGGTCAACACAGCAGACAGCCGCGTCGAGCTGGAGTACGACGTCAGCTCCTCCGCCGCCCTCACCGACGCCCAGCGCCGACGTGCCCTGCGACGCTGGCCGACCGGTCGGATCTCGATCGCCGCCTCCGAGCACCGCTCCCAGCACCGCAACCGGGTCGCGGCGCGCGAGCGACTGGCCGACCAGCTGCGTGAGGCCCTGGCACCGCCGCCTCCGGCACGTCGTCCCACCCGGCCCACCCGCGGCTCGAAGGAACGCCGGCTCAAGGCCAAGAAGGCCCGCGGCGAGACCAAGGCCCTCCGCGGCCGCGTGGACGACTGA
- a CDS encoding CoA-binding protein has product MSQWQEKAHVDLMLDDLETWAVVGLSGDTTRTAYEIAHLLQQRGKRIVPIHPDAPTVLGEQGYATLAEVPFPVDVVDVFRRSEAAGEFADQAVAIGAKGVWFQLGVIDEAAFERTAAAGVPMVMDTCPAIEWRKRGR; this is encoded by the coding sequence ATGAGCCAGTGGCAGGAGAAGGCACACGTCGACCTGATGCTCGACGACCTCGAGACCTGGGCAGTCGTCGGGCTCTCGGGTGACACCACGCGCACCGCCTACGAGATCGCACACCTGCTGCAGCAGCGCGGCAAGCGAATCGTCCCCATCCACCCCGACGCCCCCACGGTGCTGGGCGAGCAGGGCTACGCGACGCTGGCCGAGGTCCCGTTCCCGGTCGACGTCGTGGACGTCTTCCGCCGGTCCGAGGCCGCCGGCGAGTTCGCCGACCAGGCCGTGGCGATCGGCGCCAAGGGCGTGTGGTTCCAGCTGGGGGTCATCGACGAGGCCGCCTTCGAGCGCACGGCCGCCGCCGGCGTGCCCATGGTGATGGACACCTGCCCGGCGATCGAGTGGCGCAAGCGCGGGCGATGA
- a CDS encoding TetR/AcrR family transcriptional regulator, which yields MPHTTAARLREAAFELFAEQGYDATSVDQVAERAGVGRSTFFRTYPSKEAVIFPDHEAVLSRIEARLAAATTGQHFLAVREAAHIVLRHYLDDDEHARARYRLTRSVPALREREIAGMQRYQEAFRRFARSWYDDADAAAALRADLRAELLAASVVTAHNHVLRRWLRRITSQGETEAEFERAMDEVERMFSTREPDDAGRGGHVVVLGPGADLDEAIDAVRRALS from the coding sequence GTGCCCCACACCACCGCCGCCCGCCTGCGCGAGGCCGCCTTCGAGCTCTTCGCAGAGCAGGGCTACGACGCCACGAGCGTCGACCAGGTCGCCGAGCGGGCCGGCGTGGGGCGCTCGACCTTCTTCCGGACCTACCCGTCCAAGGAGGCGGTGATCTTCCCCGACCACGAGGCCGTCCTGTCGAGGATCGAGGCCCGCCTTGCCGCCGCGACGACCGGCCAGCACTTCCTGGCCGTGCGCGAGGCCGCCCACATCGTGCTTCGCCACTACCTCGACGACGACGAGCACGCCCGTGCCCGCTACCGGCTCACCCGCAGCGTCCCGGCCCTGCGCGAGCGCGAGATCGCCGGGATGCAGCGCTACCAGGAGGCCTTCCGCAGGTTCGCCCGGAGCTGGTACGACGACGCGGACGCCGCGGCCGCCCTGCGGGCCGACCTCCGGGCCGAGCTGCTCGCAGCGTCGGTCGTGACGGCCCACAACCACGTCCTGCGCCGGTGGCTGCGTCGCATCACCAGCCAGGGGGAGACCGAGGCGGAGTTCGAGCGGGCCATGGACGAGGTGGAGCGGATGTTCTCCACCCGCGAGCCCGACGATGCAGGGCGCGGTGGGCACGTCGTCGTGCTGGGACCGGGCGCCGACCTCGACGAGGCGATCGACGCCGTGCGGCGGGCCCTCTCGTGA